From the genome of Parafrankia discariae, one region includes:
- a CDS encoding ATP-binding protein, whose product MPTVELHFAALPGHVRTARMIATAVSRRAGVPAGAVDEIKLAVGEACARAVRVNRRSNPEALVRVALTDAPETFTVIVSDSGAPGDEVAPGPDGGLISAPALLDLGDAAALGSAALTAPGLDGDPDADQPFPPGLGLALIEGLVDEVAVRRGTDGTGTVVEMTWHTGEPPDDSDLDSAAYAALAAEIAGSARREA is encoded by the coding sequence ATGCCCACCGTCGAGTTGCACTTCGCCGCCTTGCCCGGTCATGTCCGCACCGCCCGGATGATCGCGACCGCGGTCAGCAGGCGCGCGGGCGTGCCGGCCGGCGCCGTCGACGAGATCAAGTTGGCGGTTGGTGAGGCGTGCGCCCGAGCCGTCCGGGTCAACCGCCGGAGCAATCCCGAGGCGCTGGTGCGCGTGGCGCTGACCGACGCGCCGGAGACGTTCACCGTCATCGTGTCGGACAGCGGCGCCCCGGGCGACGAGGTCGCCCCCGGCCCGGACGGCGGCCTCATTAGCGCGCCCGCCCTGCTGGATCTCGGGGACGCGGCGGCCCTCGGCTCCGCCGCGCTCACCGCGCCGGGCCTCGACGGCGATCCTGACGCCGACCAGCCGTTCCCACCCGGCCTGGGGCTGGCGCTCATCGAGGGCCTGGTCGACGAGGTCGCCGTCCGGCGCGGCACGGACGGCACGGGCACCGTCGTCGAGATGACCTGGCACACCGGTGAGCCGCCGGACGACTCCGATCTCGACTCCGCCGCCTACGCGGCACTGGCCGCGGAGATAGCGGGTTCCGCCCGCCGCGAGGCCTGA